From a region of the Palaeococcus ferrophilus DSM 13482 genome:
- a CDS encoding DNA integrity scanning protein DisA nucleotide-binding domain protein, whose translation MSNGKYLEALIEGGINLAEKVGARAIVVMTPIEPDAISTDLPVVIIGSSFMRQGNRVFLPLSPALGLKNVLNIITAYLLDNDFISEGDSFVYITPDSVGIKEARKGSILKKAFFTSHQSVFQSLLDIVIELATEGREGKPVGALFVLGDTRNVQRHSHQMVPNPFKGHNLNVLEKRTKEIIKEFAFLDGAFLIAKNGRVMAAGRYLDVDAKKLGVEVPQGLGSRHIAAAGITKVTKAIAITLSESGVIRIFRDGEMILEYNPRIVY comes from the coding sequence ATGAGCAACGGGAAGTATCTCGAGGCGCTCATAGAGGGCGGGATAAACCTTGCGGAGAAGGTGGGGGCGCGGGCCATAGTCGTCATGACGCCCATAGAGCCCGACGCCATCAGCACGGACCTCCCGGTGGTTATAATAGGTTCCTCCTTTATGAGACAGGGCAACAGGGTATTCCTTCCTCTCTCCCCTGCCCTCGGCCTCAAGAACGTCCTCAACATAATCACCGCCTACCTCCTAGACAACGACTTCATCTCCGAAGGAGACAGCTTCGTTTACATCACCCCGGACTCCGTCGGGATAAAGGAGGCCCGAAAGGGAAGCATCCTCAAGAAGGCCTTTTTCACAAGCCACCAGAGCGTTTTCCAGAGCCTCCTCGACATAGTCATCGAGCTCGCCACCGAGGGACGCGAGGGGAAGCCCGTTGGGGCGCTCTTCGTTCTCGGCGACACGCGGAACGTCCAGAGGCACTCCCACCAGATGGTGCCCAACCCGTTCAAGGGGCACAACCTGAACGTCCTGGAAAAGAGAACCAAGGAGATAATAAAGGAGTTCGCCTTCCTCGACGGGGCGTTTCTCATAGCCAAAAACGGTCGCGTGATGGCAGCGGGGCGTTACCTTGACGTTGACGCCAAAAAACTTGGAGTGGAGGTGCCGCAGGGTCTTGGGAGCAGGCACATAGCCGCGGCAGGGATAACGAAGGTGACCAAGGCCATAGCCATAACCCTATCGGAGAGCGGCGTAATCCGCATATTCCGGGACGGTGAGATGATCCTCGAATACAACCCGAGGATCGTTTACTGA
- a CDS encoding metal ABC transporter permease, producing MIPEYVLRALLAGFMISALLGLLSPLINMKGLAFLTHATFHSLLFGAVLGMILGLIIGNMGVIVAVALVVTLLVVVLIAVLEDRGFSSDAAVGIVSSFVAGLTVLGFGVLYKVMATRPYFALSSSIVSYLTGEVFLITLADLEALIIGGALVFFLMAFLYRDFLYVSFDPEGVESHGGSVRAYLMLLYVIVGVIGALIVKTVGLITLQVIAVLPGAIALMLSDDLRKILGISIFLTLGVEISSILLAYVTNIPPSGIATIILGLIYGAVLLKR from the coding sequence ATGATACCGGAGTACGTTCTGAGGGCCCTCCTTGCGGGCTTCATGATAAGCGCGCTCCTCGGACTCCTCAGCCCCCTCATAAACATGAAGGGGCTCGCCTTCCTGACCCATGCGACTTTCCACTCCCTCCTCTTCGGGGCAGTTCTCGGCATGATACTCGGCCTTATAATCGGTAACATGGGGGTAATAGTGGCGGTTGCCCTCGTCGTTACCCTCTTGGTTGTCGTTCTCATAGCGGTGCTCGAGGACAGGGGCTTCTCGAGCGACGCCGCGGTTGGAATAGTGTCGAGCTTCGTTGCAGGACTGACCGTCCTAGGCTTCGGCGTGCTCTACAAGGTTATGGCGACGAGGCCCTACTTTGCACTCTCCTCGAGCATAGTCTCATACCTCACGGGGGAGGTTTTCCTCATAACGCTCGCCGACCTGGAGGCCCTCATAATCGGCGGGGCCCTCGTGTTCTTCCTGATGGCCTTCCTCTACAGGGACTTCCTCTACGTAAGCTTTGACCCCGAGGGTGTGGAGAGCCACGGGGGGAGTGTCAGAGCATACCTCATGCTCCTCTATGTCATCGTGGGTGTTATCGGCGCACTGATAGTCAAAACAGTTGGTCTAATAACCCTTCAGGTCATAGCGGTTCTGCCCGGCGCTATAGCCCTCATGCTCAGCGACGACCTCAGGAAGATCCTGGGCATAAGCATCTTCCTCACCCTCGGAGTTGAGATCTCCTCCATCCTGCTCGCCTACGTCACGAACATCCCGCCCAGCGGAATTGCCACCATAATCCTCGGCCTCATCTACGGGGCGGTTCTCTTAAAGCGTTAA
- the corA gene encoding magnesium/cobalt transporter CorA, with translation MVGPRITVFAYSKDRFEERRVESLGEGLTFKDYRVVWINVDGIAYLDELREFLGVHDAHLRALTRGRGRAQVHAMDDYLLILLHQIYEIKGGLKKERIAILLKDNFVITLQEQPGDVFNPLREAIRQGEGLFRAKGPDYLVYALLDAIVENYTQILEKISGRMEELEREILEGGNTGVLRRIHGIRMRVLFIRRTIFPLLEVFRKLGLEGGKFFDEETAGYFEELHTHVMEVLDIVESQRDMANGLVEMYYSTLSMRINEIMRILTVVSTVFIPLTFITGIYGMNFRYMPELYWRYSYPLVLLLMLSISLGMLYYFRRKGWL, from the coding sequence ATGGTGGGGCCGAGAATCACCGTGTTCGCGTACTCAAAGGACAGGTTCGAGGAAAGGAGGGTGGAGAGCCTCGGGGAAGGGCTTACCTTCAAAGACTACCGCGTGGTGTGGATAAACGTTGACGGTATCGCCTACCTCGACGAACTCAGGGAGTTCCTCGGGGTTCACGACGCCCACTTGAGGGCCCTAACGCGGGGCAGGGGAAGGGCGCAGGTGCATGCCATGGACGATTACCTCCTCATCCTCCTGCACCAGATTTACGAGATCAAGGGGGGCCTGAAAAAGGAGAGGATAGCCATACTCCTCAAGGACAACTTCGTTATAACCCTCCAGGAGCAGCCCGGGGATGTGTTCAACCCCCTCCGCGAGGCGATAAGGCAGGGAGAGGGCCTCTTCAGGGCCAAGGGGCCGGACTACCTCGTTTACGCCCTCCTCGATGCCATAGTTGAGAACTACACCCAGATACTCGAGAAGATAAGCGGGAGGATGGAGGAGCTGGAGAGGGAAATACTCGAGGGCGGAAATACCGGGGTGCTGCGCAGGATACACGGCATCAGGATGCGCGTTCTTTTCATAAGGCGCACCATCTTCCCTCTCCTTGAGGTCTTCAGGAAGCTGGGGCTTGAGGGAGGCAAGTTCTTCGACGAGGAGACCGCGGGCTACTTTGAGGAGCTCCACACCCACGTCATGGAGGTTCTCGACATAGTGGAGAGCCAGAGGGACATGGCCAACGGGCTCGTTGAGATGTACTACTCCACCCTCTCCATGAGAATAAACGAGATAATGCGCATTCTCACGGTGGTCTCGACGGTTTTCATCCCCCTTACTTTCATAACAGGCATTTATGGCATGAACTTCCGCTATATGCCCGAGCTCTACTGGCGCTACAGCTATCCCCTCGTTCTTCTCCTGATGCTCTCAATAAGCCTCGGTATGCTCTACTACTTCAGGAGAAAGGGGTGGCTCTGA
- a CDS encoding cysteate racemase yields the protein MERTIGILGGMGPLATAELFRRIVLKTPARRDQEHPRVIIYNNPKIPDRTAFIIDEGEDPRPALVESARKLEEWGADFIVMPCNTAHFFEETIRRAVRIPLVSMVEETAEHVKRLGIKKVGLLATDGTIKGMVYHRALLRRGVRIALPDRKGQKDVMRGIYEGVKTGNLELGRGLLLREARKLQRRSEGVIAGCTEVSVVLKPEDLKVPLIDPLDVVAERAVRLALGVEDF from the coding sequence ATGGAGAGGACGATAGGCATCCTCGGGGGAATGGGACCCCTCGCGACGGCGGAGCTCTTCAGGCGGATAGTACTCAAAACCCCAGCTAGGAGGGATCAGGAACACCCGAGGGTCATAATCTACAACAACCCGAAAATTCCGGACAGAACGGCCTTCATAATTGACGAGGGAGAGGACCCGAGGCCCGCCCTCGTGGAAAGCGCCCGGAAGCTCGAGGAGTGGGGGGCGGACTTCATAGTGATGCCCTGCAACACGGCCCACTTCTTCGAGGAGACCATCAGGCGGGCCGTGAGGATTCCCCTCGTCAGCATGGTGGAGGAGACGGCGGAGCACGTGAAACGCCTTGGGATAAAGAAGGTGGGCCTCCTCGCAACGGACGGAACCATAAAGGGGATGGTCTACCACAGGGCGCTCCTGAGAAGGGGCGTTAGAATAGCCCTGCCCGACAGGAAGGGGCAGAAGGATGTTATGAGGGGCATTTACGAGGGCGTGAAGACCGGCAACCTGGAGCTCGGGAGGGGGCTTCTCTTAAGGGAGGCCAGAAAGCTCCAGCGGAGGAGCGAGGGGGTAATAGCCGGCTGTACGGAGGTCAGCGTCGTGCTCAAGCCCGAGGACCTTAAGGTTCCCCTCATTGACCCACTCGATGTGGTGGCGGAGAGGGCGGTGAGGCTGGCGCTTGGAGTCGAGGACTTTTAA
- a CDS encoding phosphoribosyltransferase yields MKKFPAYPASWEDIEKWAKEGAFKILEEGWRPDVIVGLARGGWVAARLYCDYLGVKDLISVKVEHWGVTATPDGKAKLKYGSNYNLESKKVLIVDDISDTGESLTLAKNYVEGQKPEEIRVATLLTIKGSRFKPDYYGEEIDWAWIIFPWNFVEDMINLVGNLFEERDRLTTDEILSLFEELHGMKLPRERLEEALLIAEKRNVFKKEGESWLKG; encoded by the coding sequence ATGAAGAAGTTTCCGGCATATCCAGCTTCTTGGGAAGACATTGAGAAGTGGGCGAAGGAAGGCGCTTTTAAGATACTCGAAGAGGGATGGAGGCCTGATGTTATCGTCGGCCTCGCAAGGGGCGGCTGGGTTGCGGCAAGGCTCTACTGCGACTACCTTGGCGTAAAGGACCTCATAAGCGTTAAGGTCGAGCACTGGGGCGTTACCGCGACCCCCGACGGAAAGGCGAAGCTCAAGTACGGCAGCAACTACAACCTCGAGAGCAAGAAGGTTCTCATCGTTGACGATATCAGCGACACGGGAGAGAGCCTAACGCTCGCGAAGAACTACGTTGAGGGACAGAAGCCTGAAGAGATTAGAGTGGCAACGCTCCTCACCATCAAGGGCTCGCGCTTTAAGCCCGACTACTACGGCGAGGAGATTGACTGGGCGTGGATAATCTTCCCCTGGAACTTCGTCGAGGACATGATAAACCTCGTGGGCAACCTCTTCGAGGAGAGGGATAGACTCACGACGGATGAAATACTCTCCCTGTTCGAGGAGCTCCACGGAATGAAGCTCCCGAGGGAGAGGCTTGAGGAGGCCCTCCTCATCGCGGAAAAGAGAAACGTATTTAAGAAGGAGGGCGAGTCCTGGCTCAAAGGGTAA
- a CDS encoding cob(I)yrinic acid a,c-diamide adenosyltransferase produces the protein MPVTTKTGDKGTTGIFTGERVAKISPIIEANGTIDELGSFIGEAKHHVDDELRETLETIQRHLYSLMAEIASKGQYKKVGEEEVRWLEELTARFEEEVKLEGFVLPGSTVASAKLDVCRTVARRAERRVAKLVLEYGFGEGVLVYLNRLSDALFMMARYIEWREGKITYAK, from the coding sequence ATGCCCGTTACGACCAAAACCGGTGATAAGGGCACAACCGGAATCTTCACGGGGGAGCGGGTGGCCAAGATATCCCCTATCATCGAGGCCAACGGAACAATAGACGAGCTCGGCTCATTTATAGGGGAGGCCAAGCACCACGTGGACGATGAGCTGAGGGAAACCCTCGAAACCATACAGAGGCACCTGTACTCCCTCATGGCCGAGATAGCGAGCAAGGGGCAGTACAAAAAGGTTGGAGAAGAAGAAGTCAGGTGGCTCGAGGAACTAACGGCCCGCTTTGAAGAGGAGGTGAAGCTGGAGGGCTTCGTTCTCCCCGGTTCCACCGTGGCCAGCGCCAAGCTCGACGTCTGCAGAACGGTGGCGAGGAGGGCGGAGCGCAGGGTGGCCAAACTCGTCCTGGAGTACGGCTTTGGGGAGGGGGTTCTCGTTTATCTCAACAGGCTGAGCGATGCCCTCTTCATGATGGCCCGCTACATCGAGTGGCGCGAGGGTAAGATAACCTACGCAAAGTGA
- a CDS encoding DUF4350 domain-containing protein: MKRWSLFLIVVMLLSAVPGTMLSSVSADVPYVSIHDIQYTEDPSGDSPYKYSTVITRGVVTAIAGSKGFFIQNGTGAWNGIYVYLADYSMPEGLSVGSYVEVKGYVKEYYGLTELSIDKDYGNYVTILGTADVPAPVILPSGNVSQEQWESVLVKVENVEVTDPDLGYGEWKVDDGSGPLVVDDLMYHYSPTMGERFESITGVVYYSYGKFKLEPRDENDLKIYVPLIKVASLDVPSAANRNDRVTIKATLANEGTFDENVTFLIYIDDELKLNQTVELKANSSEEVTYDWIPMELGSHVVKAEIEGYDTKYASIHIFENPSTIINTYSRYYTIRYLKEKETFDELYATYENLTSEVEACGVSLDILSDYMELISENKAKYDEYSAQFQELQGIAYTQSYLATKYFITARGLAITQEKLIGELNTVIPILQDALEKCQAGEEVVIEKPEGVKVLVDNGHGQYYNSGKMITLITKMKEELNWTVELNEDEFTADELKDYDIVIITNPHEDFTDEEIAALHEYVENGGGLLVTGDWYRYVYHRTLNDLVSAFGITFNDDELMDEEVNSGAAYFPFVGEFNEHPTTKFLTSESQLYYNGDTLDITGDAVWLVRGYESSYAVDEDGNVVKEKGSKPIVAAAAEFGNGRVVVYGSSKALSDDYNGNYINSNWPFLKGVLLWLAGQI, encoded by the coding sequence ATGAAGAGGTGGAGCCTGTTTTTAATCGTGGTAATGCTTCTGAGCGCCGTACCAGGGACAATGCTCTCAAGTGTCTCCGCAGATGTTCCATACGTTTCAATACACGATATACAGTACACCGAAGACCCGAGTGGAGATTCGCCATACAAATATAGCACGGTGATAACTAGGGGTGTGGTCACCGCCATTGCTGGAAGCAAGGGATTCTTCATACAGAACGGCACCGGGGCATGGAACGGGATTTATGTGTATCTTGCGGATTACTCAATGCCCGAGGGGTTGAGCGTCGGCAGCTACGTCGAGGTCAAGGGCTATGTGAAGGAGTACTATGGCCTCACGGAGCTTTCAATAGACAAGGACTACGGTAACTACGTGACGATTCTCGGGACTGCTGATGTTCCTGCTCCCGTTATCCTTCCAAGCGGCAATGTTTCCCAGGAGCAGTGGGAGAGCGTTCTCGTCAAAGTGGAGAACGTTGAAGTTACTGACCCCGACCTGGGATACGGAGAGTGGAAGGTGGACGACGGAAGTGGCCCACTCGTGGTGGACGACCTGATGTACCACTATTCCCCGACGATGGGTGAGCGCTTTGAGTCCATCACGGGCGTGGTCTATTACTCGTACGGCAAGTTTAAGCTCGAGCCTAGGGATGAGAACGACCTAAAAATTTACGTCCCACTTATCAAAGTAGCTTCCCTCGACGTCCCGAGCGCCGCCAACAGGAACGATCGGGTCACCATAAAGGCCACCCTTGCAAACGAGGGCACCTTCGACGAGAACGTCACGTTCCTCATCTACATAGACGACGAGCTCAAGCTCAACCAGACGGTTGAGCTCAAGGCCAACTCCAGCGAGGAGGTCACCTACGACTGGATACCGATGGAGCTCGGAAGCCACGTCGTGAAGGCGGAGATTGAGGGTTATGATACCAAATACGCGAGCATTCATATCTTTGAGAATCCCTCGACGATAATAAACACCTACTCCCGCTACTACACAATCCGCTACCTCAAGGAGAAGGAGACGTTTGATGAGCTCTACGCCACCTACGAAAACCTTACGAGCGAGGTTGAGGCCTGCGGCGTTAGTCTCGACATCCTCTCCGATTACATGGAGCTCATATCTGAGAACAAGGCCAAATACGATGAGTACAGCGCCCAGTTCCAGGAGCTCCAGGGGATAGCCTACACCCAGAGCTACCTGGCCACGAAGTACTTCATCACCGCCCGCGGGCTTGCGATCACCCAGGAGAAGCTCATAGGAGAGCTCAACACGGTGATACCCATCCTCCAGGATGCCCTCGAGAAGTGCCAGGCCGGTGAGGAAGTCGTAATCGAGAAGCCCGAGGGCGTGAAGGTTCTCGTTGACAACGGCCACGGCCAGTACTACAACAGCGGCAAGATGATAACCCTCATCACGAAGATGAAGGAGGAGCTCAACTGGACGGTGGAGCTCAACGAGGACGAGTTCACCGCGGACGAGCTCAAGGACTACGACATCGTGATAATCACCAACCCGCACGAGGACTTCACGGATGAGGAGATAGCGGCCCTCCACGAGTACGTTGAGAACGGCGGAGGCCTCCTCGTCACGGGCGACTGGTACCGCTACGTCTACCACCGCACGCTCAACGACCTTGTCTCGGCCTTCGGAATAACCTTCAACGACGACGAGCTCATGGACGAGGAGGTCAACAGCGGGGCGGCGTACTTCCCGTTCGTCGGCGAGTTCAACGAGCATCCGACCACGAAGTTCCTCACGAGCGAGTCCCAGCTCTACTACAACGGAGACACGCTCGACATCACCGGCGATGCAGTGTGGCTCGTCAGGGGATACGAGAGCTCCTACGCGGTGGACGAGGACGGCAACGTCGTGAAGGAAAAGGGTTCAAAGCCGATAGTGGCCGCGGCCGCTGAGTTCGGAAATGGAAGGGTCGTCGTCTACGGCTCAAGCAAGGCCCTTAGCGACGACTACAACGGCAACTACATCAACAGCAACTGGCCGTTCCTTAAGGGAGTCCTTCTCTGGCTCGCCGGCCAGATCTGA
- the cysS gene encoding cysteine--tRNA ligase, with amino-acid sequence MAIRIYNTLTRQKEEFKPLREGEVRMYVCGPTVYDYTHIGHGRTYIAFDVIRRYLEHRGYTVLMVMNFTDIDDKIIRRANETGEDPKELAEKFLRMFLEDMESLKVKPADIYPRVTEHIGDIIDFVRKLQEKGYAYEGSDGVYFEVKKFKDYGKLSKIKVEELVKGARVEPGEGKKNPEDFALWKKAKPGEPRWESPWGEGRPGWHIECSTMSTKYLGESFDIHGGGNDLIFPHHENEIAQTEACTGKQWVKYWLHTGFLMVNGEKMSKSLGNFVTIREALQRYDPEVIRLFVLQRHYRSPLDYTEEGLEHAKNNLERLYNTLENIRVAMERAEISFKWGKEEFEAYEAIRNAREKFYEAMDDDFNTAEAMKAVFEVSNAVNRYLTNVEVPKESILRKAWEFFRIVSEVFGIFEDHFKEQKAGEEEALIKLLIEVRAQLRKEKKFDLADKIRAELRELGIQLEDTPQGTVWKRVKV; translated from the coding sequence GTGGCCATAAGAATCTACAACACCCTGACGAGGCAGAAGGAGGAGTTCAAACCCCTGAGAGAAGGCGAGGTCAGGATGTACGTCTGCGGTCCGACGGTTTACGATTACACCCACATCGGTCACGGGAGAACTTACATAGCGTTCGACGTGATACGGCGCTACCTTGAGCACAGGGGCTACACGGTTCTCATGGTCATGAACTTCACGGACATAGACGATAAAATCATCAGAAGGGCCAACGAGACCGGTGAAGACCCCAAGGAGCTCGCGGAGAAGTTCCTAAGAATGTTCCTTGAGGACATGGAATCGCTAAAGGTCAAGCCGGCCGATATTTATCCCCGCGTCACGGAGCACATCGGGGACATCATTGACTTCGTAAGGAAGCTCCAGGAGAAGGGCTACGCCTATGAAGGAAGTGACGGCGTCTACTTTGAGGTCAAGAAGTTCAAGGACTACGGAAAGCTGAGCAAGATAAAGGTCGAGGAGCTCGTTAAGGGAGCGCGCGTTGAGCCCGGCGAGGGCAAGAAGAATCCAGAAGACTTCGCCCTCTGGAAGAAGGCCAAGCCGGGAGAGCCGAGATGGGAAAGCCCGTGGGGTGAGGGAAGGCCCGGCTGGCACATAGAGTGCTCCACGATGAGCACCAAGTACCTCGGTGAGAGCTTCGACATCCACGGCGGCGGGAACGACCTCATCTTCCCGCACCACGAGAACGAGATAGCGCAGACGGAGGCGTGCACCGGTAAGCAGTGGGTCAAGTACTGGCTCCACACGGGCTTCCTCATGGTGAACGGCGAGAAGATGAGCAAGAGCCTCGGCAACTTCGTGACGATTAGAGAGGCCCTCCAGCGCTACGACCCGGAGGTAATAAGGCTCTTCGTCCTGCAGAGACACTACCGCTCACCGCTCGACTACACGGAGGAAGGCCTTGAGCACGCCAAGAACAACCTTGAGCGCCTGTATAACACGCTTGAGAACATCCGCGTGGCGATGGAGAGGGCGGAGATATCATTCAAGTGGGGCAAGGAGGAGTTCGAAGCCTACGAGGCCATCAGAAACGCGAGGGAGAAGTTCTATGAAGCGATGGACGACGACTTCAACACGGCCGAAGCTATGAAGGCCGTCTTCGAAGTAAGCAACGCCGTAAACCGCTATCTGACCAACGTTGAGGTCCCGAAGGAGAGCATCCTGAGGAAGGCCTGGGAGTTCTTCAGGATTGTGAGCGAGGTCTTCGGCATCTTCGAGGACCACTTCAAGGAGCAGAAGGCCGGCGAAGAGGAGGCCCTGATAAAGCTCCTCATAGAGGTTCGCGCCCAGCTCAGGAAGGAGAAGAAGTTTGATTTAGCCGACAAGATAAGGGCCGAGCTTAGAGAGCTCGGAATCCAGCTCGAGGACACGCCGCAGGGAACCGTGTGGAAGAGGGTCAAGGTTTGA
- a CDS encoding aminopeptidase, producing MQPIEVSRIVMRDVLALERGEEVLIVTNPGEVLGISLSLFEAAREMGGKPTVLVQEAKGTLDYAERAVLEALKSEPDVVISISQKKLGKDPHGLHVGYVGRDGRKYAHIFEKLLHGDRRIRAFWSPGIDTYTYLRAVPIDYGRLRDEAKVLAEILDRGREVHITSDAGTDLWMSIEGRKALKDDGDFRKPGRGGNIPAGEVFISPAVGRSEGTIVFDGTIGLGGESVVPKTPVKVKVKGGFVVSIEGGTEAGRLEEAIKSAERRALEMDKKELARNSWHLGELGIGLNPRAKMSGKLLEDEKLRNTVHIAIGANYDNDAPALNHFDCLIMNPTVEVDGERIMEKGRFLIF from the coding sequence ATGCAGCCCATAGAGGTGTCCAGGATAGTCATGAGGGATGTGCTCGCGCTCGAGAGGGGGGAGGAAGTTCTAATCGTGACCAATCCGGGGGAAGTTCTCGGAATTTCTCTGAGCCTCTTTGAAGCCGCGAGGGAGATGGGGGGAAAGCCCACCGTTCTGGTTCAGGAGGCAAAGGGCACACTTGACTACGCCGAGAGGGCCGTATTGGAAGCCCTTAAGAGCGAGCCCGATGTGGTGATCTCGATAAGCCAGAAGAAGCTCGGGAAGGACCCCCACGGCCTCCACGTAGGCTACGTTGGGAGGGACGGTAGGAAGTACGCCCATATATTCGAGAAGCTCCTCCACGGTGACAGGAGGATAAGGGCCTTCTGGAGCCCGGGGATAGACACCTACACCTATCTGCGCGCCGTCCCCATAGACTACGGGCGTCTGAGGGATGAGGCGAAGGTTCTGGCGGAAATCCTCGACAGGGGAAGGGAAGTTCACATAACGAGCGATGCCGGAACTGACCTCTGGATGAGCATCGAAGGCAGAAAGGCTCTCAAGGACGACGGCGACTTCAGAAAACCCGGAAGGGGAGGGAACATACCCGCGGGAGAGGTTTTCATATCCCCCGCCGTGGGCAGGAGCGAGGGGACCATAGTTTTCGACGGCACGATAGGGCTCGGTGGGGAGAGCGTTGTCCCGAAGACACCCGTCAAAGTGAAGGTAAAGGGCGGATTCGTCGTTTCCATAGAAGGAGGGACAGAGGCGGGAAGGCTGGAGGAGGCCATAAAGAGCGCTGAAAGGAGAGCCCTTGAAATGGATAAGAAAGAGCTCGCAAGGAACTCGTGGCACCTCGGAGAACTCGGTATAGGCCTGAATCCAAGGGCGAAGATGAGCGGAAAGCTTCTTGAGGACGAAAAGCTCAGAAACACGGTTCACATCGCCATAGGGGCAAACTACGACAACGATGCCCCCGCGCTGAACCACTTCGACTGCCTCATCATGAACCCAACGGTCGAGGTTGACGGGGAGAGGATAATGGAAAAGGGAAGGTTTTTGATTTTCTGA
- a CDS encoding MBL fold metallo-hydrolase, whose protein sequence is MRIYTLVEDYSGYESPFLGQHGVSFLIEYGGKKLLFDTGQSEKAVLHNMKLLGIKAGDIDYVFLSHCHYDHTGGLLGILDATGKRVPVIAHPTIFRKHFVTKPHLRDVGVPFRREEVEERGELFLTAEPFQIVGGLYSTGEIRKREDFEKASVEVYTLRDGRIVRDELMDDMSVVVKTSEGIVIVSGCSHAGIVSIVKRAIEITGEERVRAVVGGFHLIDASEERISKTVEAFMELGVEEVYTGHCTGLRAEAAFLGTYGERFHKLHSGMVMEFGG, encoded by the coding sequence ATGAGGATATACACCCTTGTGGAGGATTACTCGGGTTACGAGAGCCCTTTCCTCGGGCAGCACGGGGTTAGTTTTCTCATAGAGTATGGGGGAAAGAAGCTGCTCTTCGACACTGGACAGAGCGAAAAGGCCGTGCTCCACAATATGAAACTCCTGGGGATTAAAGCGGGTGATATTGACTACGTCTTCCTCTCCCACTGTCACTACGACCACACCGGGGGCCTACTCGGTATCCTCGACGCCACTGGGAAGAGGGTTCCGGTGATAGCCCACCCCACGATATTCAGAAAGCACTTCGTAACGAAACCCCACCTGAGGGATGTGGGCGTGCCTTTTAGGAGGGAGGAGGTTGAGGAGCGTGGCGAGCTCTTTTTAACGGCGGAGCCATTTCAGATAGTCGGGGGGCTATATTCCACCGGGGAGATAAGGAAGAGGGAGGATTTCGAGAAAGCGAGCGTCGAGGTTTACACCCTCCGGGACGGCAGAATCGTGAGGGACGAACTGATGGACGATATGAGCGTCGTTGTGAAAACCTCCGAGGGGATTGTAATCGTCAGCGGATGCTCCCACGCGGGGATAGTGAGCATAGTGAAGCGGGCCATTGAGATTACGGGCGAGGAGAGGGTCAGGGCTGTTGTTGGAGGGTTTCACCTGATAGATGCCTCCGAGGAGAGGATAAGTAAGACGGTTGAAGCTTTCATGGAGCTCGGGGTGGAGGAGGTTTACACCGGCCACTGCACGGGTTTGAGGGCTGAAGCAGCTTTCCTTGGGACTTACGGGGAGAGGTTCCACAAGCTCCATTCCGGAATGGTCATGGAATTTGGGGGTTAG
- a CDS encoding metal ABC transporter ATP-binding protein — MAAVEARDVSIYYEGQKAVEGVSFTLEEGETLLLLGPNGAGKTTLLRTVGGFHREYRGELKVFGLSPGDAGEFVVYVPQSFSLNERVPLRARDVVAMGRLYRRGFVHFRIGKALIERALEVLDFVGLSEVADKPFSELSGGQKQRVLLARALLSKPRLLLLDEPLSALDPSARADVVAVLGKIKREMGVTMMITTHDVNPLAELGDKVMLLNRRLVAFGSPDEVLRDEIIARVYGPLARAIRLEERFYCIIGDTHLHGREGR, encoded by the coding sequence ATGGCGGCGGTTGAAGCGAGGGACGTGAGCATATACTATGAGGGGCAGAAGGCCGTTGAGGGGGTTAGCTTTACCCTTGAGGAGGGTGAGACGCTGCTCCTCCTCGGGCCGAACGGAGCGGGAAAGACCACGCTCCTGCGCACGGTCGGAGGTTTTCACAGGGAGTACCGCGGTGAGCTCAAGGTTTTTGGACTCTCCCCCGGGGACGCGGGCGAGTTCGTGGTGTACGTTCCCCAGAGCTTCAGCCTCAACGAGAGGGTGCCCCTCAGGGCTAGGGACGTTGTGGCGATGGGGAGACTCTACAGAAGGGGTTTTGTCCATTTTCGTATTGGAAAGGCGCTCATTGAGCGGGCGCTCGAGGTGCTTGACTTCGTTGGTCTTAGCGAGGTGGCGGATAAGCCCTTCAGCGAGTTGAGCGGCGGGCAGAAGCAACGCGTGCTCCTTGCGAGGGCCCTCCTTTCAAAACCCCGTCTCCTCCTCCTGGATGAGCCGCTCTCGGCACTCGACCCCTCCGCCAGGGCTGATGTTGTGGCGGTTTTGGGGAAGATTAAGAGGGAGATGGGGGTTACGATGATGATAACCACCCACGATGTGAACCCGCTTGCAGAGCTCGGAGACAAGGTGATGCTCCTCAACAGGCGCCTGGTGGCCTTTGGAAGCCCCGACGAGGTGCTGAGGGACGAGATCATAGCGAGAGTTTACGGGCCGCTGGCGAGGGCGATACGCCTGGAGGAGAGGTTCTACTGCATAATAGGGGATACCCACCTCCACGGGAGGGAGGGGAGATGA